In Rhipicephalus sanguineus isolate Rsan-2018 chromosome 1, BIME_Rsan_1.4, whole genome shotgun sequence, the DNA window atcgcgcacgtacgttttgaaggctcagagttccggtTCTAACCAGCTAAcagtgcgtcatacaagtaaatctcAAAATCGTGTTCGTGACCACCTCCAGGTTTggtttgcccgtggcctccgcgattgccgtagctatctcggaggccacggttttgcctttggttgtaccctgcGAAAGTGGACACGTACGTGTCCCCATTTGCAGCATCGCACCTAAAACGAAATCAAGGGGCGCTGCAAAGTTAGGAAACGCTGGCAAATATGGCGGCGGTAAGGAGGTCCATGTGCGGATTGTTGACTGCGATGTGAAAACGCGGTGTTTTGTCGAAGGTGGGAGTGTACTTGCAGCCGAGTACCTCACTTTGGTTGTCGCGAAGGACAAGATCGAcgataaaataaatgttgttgcacttTTCGTGTAAACGTCTCGCGTGAATtcggacgcacaagaaatcccagtccGACAGCGAAGTGTTTTTGttgagcctgtgatctccgatggccaatcATCCTGCACCGCTGGCTTTTTAGCGGAGTGAAAACGCGTATCAGCCGTTCTCATCTACTGTCAGGGGCGcacgcagaaatttttttcgggggggggggggggggggacctccttGAACTAAGGTGggtaccgggcaggcagatgtggtcgagtgtcattttgtgctctgtatgccatggaaaaaaaaaatcgggcgggagggggcgggggggggggggcacggccccggtgtgccaccccctggctacgccactgtctacTGCTGCTGCGCTGTCACGAGCCGTGTCAATaagcaaggcagacaaactgttaGGCAATGTTTTGAAGGTAGGTGGGCTAATGCACTCGGGGGTAACGTTTATCAAATGCTGATTGCCTAGAGCAACCCGGCGACACGTCAGCATTTTTCAGCGACTTTGTCAGCCGATTACTTCGTCGCGTCCTTGTATAAATGTGTTCAAATCCAAAGAATGAGACGGTGATGGTACACCGAGCGAAATAACGTTTCATATACAAGAAGAGGCGGATAGAAACAATGACCAACTGCTGAAGAAATGATCGCAGGAAACTTGTTCACCATTTTTTGCAATGCGCAGAGCCTTATTGAATTGTCTGTGCGTGTGTCAGCTGATCCGCATACGTGAGCTGATATGTGGTGCCCGCGAATTCGGCTTACCTGCTGCTACAGCAGTGTATCGTTATAGGTATGTGTAAATTGGCCCTTTCCTAGCTGCCTGAACCCTACGATGAGACATCATGCAGGCTATACCAACGTGACTAGATTAGGTTGGACTATACCACTTACGCGTGCCCATAAATCAAGGAAATCGAGCGCGCAACATCGAGAGAGCAAGGCTCAAAGCTACTATACGTCATAATATTATAATAACGCAGCAAGCACGCTGACATCAGCACTACGAAGATTTCGATTCTCTCAGTCTCTCAGCTGGCTGGAAGTCTCTCAGCTGGCTCTGCTGGCTTCCGTGTAGTAGGCGGTCGAATATGCTCCAAAAAGATTGCGAATCGATCTGATTGGCATACGAAACATTTTCGAAACCTTATCAAATTTCTCTCCGTACGCCATAATGTGGGCGCCGTTTCGCATGGGCTGTATATGATGATGGTTTTTAATGATTGGAGCTGTGTACATAAACGCGGCTTTCAAAGTATGCGAGGCCGTTCAAGAGTTCATAAAACAAACAATGAGATTTACACAATTACCTCGGTTCCAAAGCTTTATAGTTAACCAAAGTAGGCTCCATCAAATTTTCTTATGTATTATTAATTTAATTCTTATTCGGGAAGAATAGATTAGATCCCCCTTTTTTATATTCAAAAGAATAATTCtgaaaaaaatctttttgttataAAAAACGAGAAATTATTCTCTTTTCTAGCTTTTAAATCTTTTTTCTAAGCTACACcccattcttggccaatcccccggggCGGGTGTGAGCCAAAATTTTGGGATCTACATCTACACCTACACCTACACTCAGTCAGCGGCATCAGCTCAGACCGGCCGGCTGCATCATCCTCCATCTCACCGCAGGTCATCCGAAGCCCTCTCCTGGCTCCCGCTTCCCAGCTGGTGGCTACGTAGGGGAGAACGGGCTGTTCGGGATCGAGGGCTGACGGTGCAGAGAGACCCGAGGTGACGCCGCCATGCCGGAGAAGCAAGAGGACGACAAGCAGTGTCCGCGGAAGGCCGTGCGAGAGAAGCGCCAGGCTGCTGCTATTGGCAGTGCCGCTGGCCCTTCAAACGAGGCTCCGGGTGTCAAGCGGCCACGCGGTCGACCGCCCAAGGCCGTGCCGGTGGAGCCGCTAGCGCTGAAGACCATCGCGCCCACGGCAGCTCGGAAGTTGCGGAAGGCAGCGGAGGCAACGCAGCCCGGGAGCGAGAACCCTCCCGCCAGCAAGGCAGTCGCAACAAAAGCCCGAAGAGCGAGGCGTACGAAGCGCTCGCGAAGCTCCTCCGCAAGCAGCAAGAACGACACGGCTAGCGAGGCTCCAAAGCGCCGCAGTGCCAGGAGGAAGGTGAGCCTCTGCAGATCAAGCCACTCATCCCGCAGTCGTCATAACGGACGAGCGCGTAATGCCCGAAGCCGTGAAAGCTCGGCCACACGGTCGGAAAGACGCCAcggaggaaagaagaggcgcagcaAGAGCCGCCGCCATGACCGGTCTAGAAGCTCTTTGTCGGCCACGAGCGTGCGCTCGAAGCGCGGCAAAAAGCGTTGCCACGCCCATAGTCGCGCGTCCTCGAGTTACGGACGAAGGCGTGGGAAAGCGAGGAAGGCTTCGAGCAGCCTGTCGTCAACAAGACATGGGAGGCGCACGAGGATCGGCAAGACCTCCAAGGGATTCAAGCGACAGTAGAAGGTGGGTGAAGCCATGATTAGCTACGCCCAGAGCAGAGCCAGCCAACATAAACAATTTGCATTTTCGAAAAACAATTTTCGAAAAAGTGGCGAGGTTGAAAGACCCTCTTGCTCTGCCGAAGCACAATATACTGGAATAAAATCCCCTTCTCTACCCCTGTATTGTCCTGTTATTGTCTGAAGTGTCTTATAATGTCATTTATTCGCTGGTGAAATGGCGGGCATGACGCGAAAACGGTTTAAatatagcagagctgttatgctcgaggtttgccgtgttttgtagatagaaaatcatcatcatgaaccggcacgtgctctcttcttcctctcctgcTTCTCTCCCAGACCGCGTGTGCCGATATCGCCGACGTGGGTTGCAACAACTCTGgtgagaacgagtatagagagagagagagaaagaaagagaaaaagtatGGCTGCTTCCCAGTGGTTCCAAGActgagcggagctgggcggcctttcttgtttctctttctctctgtttcttaattgtatctctttttttgtatgtttctttctatgtcgctttatctgcatttctttcttccctttcttcctctctctatttatcgcttcctctttctttctccctctctgtgtttctttcgcgctctttctttgtttctctccctttctctctctgtctagctTTTTCTGTCCAtttatctttttgtttttttattccctttatttctttctatttttctgttgctctttgtttttctctcactctttctctctttctattctttattttctatcccttcctttctatctctttctttctctctctctttttcacgtgttcgttttcgtttgacactcgcacctgccgTATACGCGCTAGTGGGGATTGCCCATTTCCTAATGctcatacccacctgaggagttttgcacgacggcgcacaagttaccgatagcttgaACAGCTTCACTTGAATAAGCGAATCGTATGTCCTTACATTAAACACCGATAAATGTaagctcgatcccggccgcggcggtcgcattttcgatggaggcgaaaatggttgaggcccgcgtgcttgaaccccaggtggtcgaaatttccggagccctccactaaggcgtccctcacagccatatcgtgattttggcgcgtAGAACTCCGGCGTTATGATAAATTATTATGATAAATGCAAGCTTACACATTTAGCGACTTGTCCACTTATATTCTGCGTAGGCGTAAGTAGTAATCGTCCATGTAGTCGATAGTTTTCGATGCCTGCTTTTTGTCTTGAGCAAAAAAGGTCAGCGCAGCTTggactaagtcgcgcaaggctgggtcacgtacagcagagctggtgggcacgttcaGCTTCCCTTGTTAACCATCCGtatacagaatgcttgggcggtcattgagctcGTGCcgtctcatgatgatgataattttctatctacgacacgcggCAAACCTCGACCGTAACAGCTCTGcggtaaaaaaaaaggtaaaaacttGAATACGTTCGCTCGGTGTTGTTTACAAGAATTAGTTCGTTAAacttagggggaggggggggggggtaaacaaGACCTAATTCCTATATGAACTCTGCCGACGTAACTTTCGTGCTGCTGCATGGTGGATTTACTAAAATTAACAGTTTTCTTCACAAGAACGGGGTGATGAACGAAACAAATCGAGATGAACAAATCACCGGAGGCAACACACCCTACCTAATCGTGCACGTGCGAGAGCCGTCGAGTGCGTAGCCTATAGACGGAATATTATTAATTTAAAACAGAAAGCGGTGCAACTTCTGACTTGGGTTAGCCAGCAAGCGAGCGCTATACTGTCTAAGCTTCCTTCATTATGTCATATCTCCTACGTCACTAGTGCGCGGAGTCGGCCAGAAGTCGGTTTCCATGACCCGTAACGGTCAGCGCGAAAGCCTTCCTTCTCaaggcttccttttttttttatgcgttcATCGATGGGACACCTGCCAGAACAGTTGACTAGTGAAACGCACACTCGTTACAATGTTACGTCggtagaaaaaaacagaaaataaacaGGTCACGAAGTAAGATAGCTATAACGACAAGGATTTCCTCGCGCGTACATGATCTAACTGGGCAGCGACAAGGACTCGAAGTACGATATAACGTCCTGATTGACGAGATGCCTCATTTGTTGTCGTGGTGAGGACATTCTCCTTCGAACGTCCTCGTACCGGTCATTGTTGGCAAGGCAAACAAGTGCGGTGTACCCGCCGTGCCGCATCGTGGGTGACGAGAGGACGTTGGACCCCGATAGCTGTGCATGCGCAGCTACGGTGATAAGGgacacggcaagtgaagcaactGCGCAATAGATGCAAACTcaaacgccgcctttgttcgcagTGCGTAGCTATGTAGTAGAAGTTCGTAAAGCCGATGTTTAGACCTAGCTAACCTGAGCAGGTCACTTCATACATGAGAAGGACAGGCAACCGATGGTCATTTAGAGCGACGGAATGGATGCCAAGAGATGGGGAAGCTATAGCCGAGGACAGCAAAAGGCTAGGTGGAGCGAAGAAATGAGGAAATTTGCaggtataaaatggaatcagctcggcTGGGACAGGGCAAATTGGAGACCATTGGGAGATGCCTTCGCCTTGCGGTGAACGGGCTATGATGGTGGCGAAGCTGCGGCAAGATGAGTGGAGGTGGACACAGGCCACGTGTCTTCTGTAGGGTCCTTTTATAACGCCCAAGATGGTAATTAACCGACCCCGTTGAACTAAGTTTTCCCTCACAGAGAACTTCGACGATGGGTGACGCGTGCCGCCTTCATTTACCGCGTGTTTTGTATAGGCAGCGCCGCTGCCGCGGTCTGACTTACGATGTGCGAATTCACGAGTGTAAGTAAATGCACCGAGAAAACTTTCATTCTCTGTGGTGGTGGCTTAGTTCAACTCGCACTGGCTGAGGCCAGGGTTCATTTTTCCTTCGCTAGATAGCAAGAAGCAGGTTTATATTTTTAAAACTCTCTTTTCTCTTGGCTGAAATAAATACATGTGTAGCTATAGGGTGTAGGACTGCAGgtcagccattttgcttgtccaTGTAAACTCACGACATCATGCACTCTTTCGTTGCAGTTTTAAGCAATAAAGCAGACGTCATCTGagctaataatattaataatatctggggttttacgccccaaaaccaagaTACACTGTAAACCTTTTCACACCCATATGGGTGTTTCAATCACTGAAACACCCTTGGTACACCCTTATTTCTGACAATTTTTTATTCAAAGGGTGTAAATACAGCACAAACGCCCTTTGCACGCCCTTATTTGAAATAAGGGTGCATGAAGGGgatatgttcaaatataacacCCTAAATAACTGGTAGGGTGTGggggtgtttcttgaaatgttacaccTTTACAGTTTTGTGAAGGTGGTCGTTTTCACATGAACTTAAtcaaatctgtaattataacATTCAATATTATGCAACTTTAGACTAAAAAATGTGCTTGGCCAAGTGATAGCTACAATATGATAATGTCTGCGTACcttgtgatgcagccatgaaatgtgaagagttgaagaaaaatgacgcatcgcttgaccCACAAGGGTTGTTCGTAATTCACTGACTATATAAGCGCCACGCTCTCTATTAGGGTATGTGTTAACGGGTCTGTATATATATGCGGCTGTAGTGACTTGTTCATCTTATGGGTTGTATGCGTATGAATGAATTCTGTATTGAATTGAGTGAGTGTGTACTATGTGTTGTATATgtatgaatgaattgtgtattgaaTTAAGTGAGTGTGTGCTACGTGTCTCGCATACCAGTTAACGTGCGCTATCAATATAATGTATGTAAATCCTCTGCATCAGCCTTCTGTTGTCGCTGTTTCTCTCTTAATGGAGCGAGGGTCACgcgatttttttaagagtgtgaatTATAGCTATAGTTCTACCCTGGAAGAACTAGCTATGTGATTTGATTTATAGTGCTTCagaagaaaaggaggaaaggGGGCGGGTGTAaccgctttatttatatttttgaaagcgacccgccatggtggcct includes these proteins:
- the LOC119381682 gene encoding luc7-like protein 3, translated to MPEKQEDDKQCPRKAVREKRQAAAIGSAAGPSNEAPGVKRPRGRPPKAVPVEPLALKTIAPTAARKLRKAAEATQPGSENPPASKAVATKARRARRTKRSRSSSASSKNDTASEAPKRRSARRKVSLCRSSHSSRSRHNGRARNARSRESSATRSERRHGGKKRRSKSRRHDRSRSSLSATSVRSKRGKKRCHAHSRASSSYGRRRGKARKASSSLSSTRHGRRTRIGKTSKGFKRQ